In one window of Cytophagaceae bacterium ABcell3 DNA:
- the nrfD gene encoding NrfD/PsrC family molybdoenzyme membrane anchor subunit — MKVFISLVKDSFSTVIRGNTPYHIWMSILTFLMLTGAFLYYEQITEGLIVTGMHDKISWGLYISNFTFLVGVAAAAVMLVLPTYVLKDIDFSKAVLIGEGLAVAALVMCLAFVTVDLGGPARFWHLIPAKGGMNWPDSMLAWDVIVLNGYLFINITIPMYILYRRYQGKTPNKNVYIPGVMLSVFWAVGIHLVTAFLYAGLPARPFWNSSLLGPRFLASAFAAGPALIIVVLEMINKFSDYKIENKTLHKIAMVVTVAAQINLVMLASELFKEFYFPTHHSSSAMYLFFGVDGHAPLAPWIYSALAMNILATAILSIHMFRKNFKFLTVACILLFVGIWIEKGMGLIIPGFIPGAWDDISDYNPSFHEIGITIAIYALGAFLFTILVKAAIAIETGKLRYKPKKDGSSPQEVSELVS; from the coding sequence ATGAAAGTTTTTATAAGCCTGGTCAAAGACAGCTTTTCGACAGTAATCAGAGGTAACACGCCTTATCATATATGGATGAGCATCCTGACATTTCTTATGCTCACAGGGGCTTTTCTATATTATGAACAAATCACAGAAGGGTTGATTGTAACCGGCATGCACGACAAAATTAGCTGGGGACTCTATATTTCAAACTTTACCTTTCTGGTAGGTGTTGCCGCAGCGGCTGTTATGCTTGTTTTGCCAACTTATGTTTTAAAAGATATTGATTTTTCAAAGGCAGTACTCATAGGTGAAGGTCTTGCCGTAGCAGCCTTGGTCATGTGTCTAGCCTTTGTTACCGTTGATTTGGGTGGCCCTGCTCGTTTTTGGCACCTTATACCTGCTAAAGGAGGCATGAACTGGCCGGATTCCATGTTGGCATGGGACGTAATCGTCCTGAACGGATACCTCTTTATAAACATAACTATACCAATGTATATCTTATACAGAAGGTATCAGGGCAAGACACCTAACAAAAACGTGTATATTCCCGGTGTCATGCTATCTGTTTTTTGGGCAGTGGGTATTCACTTAGTAACAGCTTTTCTTTATGCAGGTTTGCCAGCAAGACCATTCTGGAATAGCTCTTTGTTGGGGCCAAGGTTCCTTGCTTCAGCTTTTGCAGCAGGACCGGCATTGATTATTGTTGTATTGGAAATGATCAACAAGTTTTCTGACTATAAAATTGAAAACAAGACGCTCCATAAAATAGCTATGGTAGTAACAGTAGCAGCACAGATAAACCTTGTCATGCTTGCTTCTGAACTATTCAAAGAGTTTTATTTCCCTACGCACCACAGCAGCAGCGCCATGTACCTATTCTTTGGAGTAGACGGCCATGCACCTCTGGCGCCTTGGATTTACTCAGCACTTGCCATGAACATCTTAGCTACAGCTATTCTTTCCATACATATGTTCAGGAAAAACTTTAAATTCCTAACAGTAGCTTGTATATTGCTTTTTGTTGGTATTTGGATTGAAAAAGGTATGGGACTGATCATTCCTGGATTTATACCAGGTGCTTGGGATGACATATCAGATTATAACCCCTCTTTTCATGAAATTGGAATTACTATAGCTATTTATGCACTTGGAGCATTTTTATTTACTATACTTGTAAAAGCGGCCATAGCCATAGAGACAGGAAAACTTAGATACAAGCCCAAAAAGGATGGGAGTTCTCCTCAGGAGGTTTCTGAACTTGTTTCTTAA
- a CDS encoding nitrate reductase cytochrome c-type subunit: MSNTSRRNIILIFALLAASFLFILNVSIVSEIEEADEAFPATDKTASIPIEEGVFRRSGFDYLNMPEDHLHNRVLEEYHQNRAYSGAPPVIPHPVVNPGISIGEKGCLQCHENGGYVQQFKAYAPVTPHPELVSCNQCHVPANTDELFRESRFKGAKAPSTGNAALEGSPPVIPHTLEMRSNCLSCHAGPAAPKEIRVSHPERSNCKQCHVPAKTPEEFKRIKDFTRKTESND; this comes from the coding sequence ATGTCAAATACTAGCAGAAGAAATATAATCCTGATTTTTGCCCTTTTAGCAGCTTCATTCTTATTTATACTCAATGTCAGTATTGTATCAGAAATTGAAGAAGCGGATGAAGCATTTCCTGCAACGGACAAGACCGCATCCATTCCAATTGAAGAAGGGGTGTTCAGGCGGTCAGGGTTTGATTACCTAAACATGCCTGAAGACCATTTGCACAACAGGGTATTAGAAGAGTACCACCAAAACCGTGCTTATTCAGGAGCGCCACCAGTAATCCCCCACCCTGTGGTTAACCCAGGGATAAGTATAGGGGAAAAAGGCTGTCTTCAGTGCCATGAGAACGGTGGCTATGTGCAGCAGTTCAAAGCTTATGCGCCAGTAACACCGCATCCCGAGCTGGTCAGTTGCAACCAGTGCCATGTACCGGCAAATACAGACGAACTGTTCAGGGAAAGCAGGTTTAAAGGAGCAAAAGCGCCTTCTACTGGCAATGCAGCCCTTGAAGGATCACCTCCGGTTATTCCGCATACATTGGAAATGCGTTCCAACTGTTTGTCATGCCATGCTGGTCCAGCGGCACCAAAGGAAATCAGGGTTTCGCACCCAGAAAGGTCTAACTGTAAGCAATGCCATGTACCAGCAAAGACCCCAGAGGAATTTAAAAGGATAAAGGATTTTACCAGAAAAACTGAAAGCAATGACTAA
- a CDS encoding 4Fe-4S dicluster domain-containing protein, whose product MLFDRFKKKKDTPSDKEQAQGCGSGNCSCEGKKSGYDQVLDKKTDRRDALKKLSAGLLAGAGLVNSSCSVLSSGETKEKAQIEWEEYFKGNYKVMTEEEKNATVERLERHYELKNGRKIKVSSKGAVEDVLYGYAFNISQCKGYMDCVNACIEENNQDRASEMQYIRIHEMEKGAINFEMADDQFYHEVPAAGHFYLGTQCFHCQNPPCVKACPVQATWLEPDGIVVVDYDWCIGCRYCMAACPYDGRRFNWTTPHVPEEEVNKNQHYLGNRLRKKGVMEKCTFCIQRSRDGKSPACVEACPTGARIFGNLLDPKSEIRWILDNKKVFRLKEDLGTEPKFWYFMD is encoded by the coding sequence ATGCTATTTGATAGATTTAAAAAGAAAAAAGATACACCTTCAGACAAAGAGCAAGCGCAGGGATGCGGTTCCGGCAACTGTTCTTGTGAAGGCAAAAAAAGCGGATACGACCAGGTCCTGGACAAAAAAACAGACCGTCGTGATGCATTGAAAAAGCTGTCTGCTGGCTTATTGGCTGGTGCCGGACTGGTCAACTCTTCTTGCAGTGTTTTATCTAGCGGAGAAACCAAAGAAAAAGCCCAGATCGAATGGGAAGAGTACTTTAAAGGAAACTACAAAGTAATGACAGAGGAAGAAAAAAACGCTACCGTTGAGCGTTTGGAACGTCATTATGAGTTAAAAAATGGCAGAAAAATCAAGGTTTCTTCCAAAGGTGCCGTAGAGGATGTGCTTTATGGATACGCATTTAATATATCACAATGTAAAGGATATATGGACTGCGTCAATGCCTGTATTGAAGAAAACAACCAGGACAGGGCTTCTGAAATGCAGTATATCCGCATCCATGAAATGGAAAAAGGAGCCATCAACTTCGAAATGGCCGATGACCAATTCTATCATGAAGTACCAGCAGCCGGACATTTTTACCTTGGCACACAATGTTTTCATTGTCAAAACCCTCCATGTGTAAAAGCATGTCCAGTACAAGCGACCTGGTTAGAGCCGGACGGAATAGTAGTAGTTGACTATGACTGGTGCATCGGTTGCCGTTATTGTATGGCCGCCTGCCCTTACGATGGTCGCCGGTTCAATTGGACCACGCCACATGTTCCTGAAGAAGAAGTCAATAAAAATCAGCATTACCTTGGTAACAGGCTTCGCAAAAAGGGGGTAATGGAAAAATGCACCTTTTGTATCCAAAGGTCTAGGGACGGCAAGAGCCCTGCTTGTGTAGAGGCTTGTCCTACTGGAGCAAGAATATTTGGAAACCTGTTAGATCCAAAAAGCGAAATACGCTGGATTCTGGACAACAAAAAGGTATTTAGATTAAAAGAGGATTTAGGTACTGAACCTAAGTTCTGGTATTTCATGGATTAA
- a CDS encoding molybdopterin-dependent oxidoreductase, with product MITNPIDRRNFLKAVARVSAMTAAASLFPGVIFSKEQENNIPPGIMDWQKTPCRFCGTGCGLLVGLQGGKAVAVKGDPASPVNKGLCCVKGYHSVMALYGKDRLTKPLVRKNGKFVETSMEEALDLVASKMRETIKEHGKDSVAIYGSGQWTIPDGYVASKFMRAGIGSNNIEANARLCMASAVTGFMTTFGKDEPMGCYEDIDHADVFVLWGNNMSEMHPVLFSRMLDQKQKRKNVRIIDLTTRKTRTSAASDKVMYFNPQTDLAIANAICYELVNNGWVNNKFVKDHCVFKKGKTNIGYGLEDKFAFTDQDENMSFDEFRESLEDYRPDKVAKLSGVSVKDLKYLAHLYGNPNTKVTSFWCMGMNQHTRGTWINNLVYNIHLLTGKISTPGNSPFSLTGQPSACGTVREVGTLTHKLPKGVVTNEEDRKFAAKIWNVPVERIPDKPTLHTVEMFRALDRGDLKFMWIQVTNPMVTMPKLNRYRPATEKGFVVVSDVYPTPTTDVADVILPSAMWIEREGMFGNAERRTQHFNKMVEPVGEAMSDCWQLIEVGKRLGFGELFPWTQENHIEKIWNEYIQFHEGPIHGMAPYKLLKERPGVLWPFYEGKETKWRYNAEYDPAVKNGKIEFYGKPEGKAWIWFRPYEPAPEEPCDDYPFWLNTGRVIEHWHSGSMTRRVKVLHQAVPHAYVELNPDDAKNLDIRNGEKVKLTTRRGTLTLPASINERAVPTRGQVFVPFFDEHMLINDLTLDAFCPISKQPDYKKCAVKVEKAVS from the coding sequence ATGATAACCAATCCTATAGACCGTCGAAACTTTTTAAAAGCTGTAGCCAGAGTTTCTGCCATGACCGCAGCAGCATCGCTATTTCCAGGAGTTATTTTTTCAAAAGAACAAGAAAACAATATACCTCCAGGAATAATGGACTGGCAAAAAACACCATGCCGTTTCTGCGGAACTGGCTGTGGTCTTTTAGTCGGCCTCCAAGGTGGAAAAGCAGTAGCTGTTAAAGGAGACCCTGCAAGCCCAGTAAACAAAGGCCTTTGCTGTGTCAAAGGTTACCATTCGGTAATGGCACTTTATGGCAAAGATAGGTTAACAAAGCCTTTGGTAAGAAAGAATGGAAAATTTGTAGAAACCAGCATGGAAGAAGCTTTAGACTTAGTAGCTTCTAAAATGCGCGAAACCATTAAAGAACATGGCAAAGACTCTGTTGCCATTTATGGTTCCGGGCAATGGACCATTCCTGATGGCTACGTGGCTTCTAAATTTATGAGAGCGGGTATAGGAAGCAATAACATTGAAGCCAACGCAAGGCTCTGTATGGCCAGTGCGGTTACTGGTTTCATGACCACCTTTGGCAAAGACGAGCCTATGGGATGTTATGAGGATATAGACCACGCAGATGTTTTTGTCCTTTGGGGAAACAATATGTCTGAAATGCACCCGGTGCTTTTCTCTAGAATGTTGGACCAAAAACAAAAAAGGAAAAACGTACGGATCATAGACCTGACCACCAGAAAAACAAGAACCAGTGCTGCATCGGACAAGGTCATGTACTTCAATCCTCAAACAGATTTGGCCATTGCCAATGCTATATGTTATGAGCTTGTAAACAACGGTTGGGTCAATAATAAATTTGTAAAAGATCATTGTGTATTCAAAAAAGGCAAAACCAATATAGGCTATGGTCTGGAAGACAAGTTTGCTTTCACCGACCAAGACGAAAACATGTCTTTCGATGAATTCAGAGAGTCTCTAGAAGATTACAGGCCTGACAAAGTAGCGAAACTAAGCGGTGTTTCTGTTAAAGACCTGAAATATTTGGCCCACTTGTACGGAAACCCTAATACGAAAGTAACTTCATTCTGGTGTATGGGCATGAACCAGCATACCAGAGGAACATGGATCAACAACTTGGTTTATAACATACATTTATTAACAGGAAAAATCTCTACGCCTGGCAACAGTCCTTTTTCTCTCACCGGACAGCCAAGTGCGTGCGGTACAGTGAGAGAAGTGGGCACCCTTACCCATAAACTTCCTAAAGGTGTAGTAACCAATGAAGAGGATAGAAAATTTGCAGCCAAAATCTGGAATGTGCCTGTAGAAAGAATCCCAGACAAGCCGACTTTGCATACAGTGGAGATGTTTCGTGCGCTAGACCGTGGCGATCTTAAGTTTATGTGGATACAGGTAACCAACCCAATGGTGACCATGCCTAAACTTAACCGTTACCGTCCAGCTACTGAAAAAGGATTTGTAGTAGTGTCTGATGTCTACCCTACCCCAACCACAGATGTAGCCGACGTAATCTTGCCTTCTGCCATGTGGATAGAAAGAGAAGGTATGTTTGGCAACGCTGAGCGGAGGACCCAACATTTCAACAAAATGGTGGAGCCTGTAGGAGAAGCGATGAGTGATTGCTGGCAATTGATTGAAGTAGGTAAAAGATTGGGCTTTGGAGAACTGTTCCCTTGGACACAAGAAAACCATATTGAGAAAATTTGGAATGAGTACATTCAGTTCCATGAAGGACCTATTCACGGTATGGCACCATATAAGTTACTCAAAGAAAGACCTGGCGTGCTATGGCCTTTCTATGAGGGCAAAGAAACCAAGTGGAGATATAATGCGGAATATGACCCAGCAGTAAAAAATGGGAAAATAGAATTCTATGGTAAGCCTGAAGGAAAAGCCTGGATATGGTTCCGTCCTTATGAGCCTGCTCCCGAAGAGCCTTGCGATGACTACCCGTTCTGGCTCAACACAGGTCGTGTAATAGAGCACTGGCACTCTGGAAGCATGACAAGAAGGGTAAAAGTCTTGCACCAGGCAGTTCCGCATGCTTATGTCGAGCTTAATCCTGATGATGCTAAAAACTTGGATATAAGAAATGGTGAAAAAGTAAAGCTCACCACCAGAAGAGGTACATTAACCCTTCCTGCATCGATAAACGAGCGGGCCGTTCCTACAAGAGGACAAGTTTTTGTACCATTTTTTGATGAACATATGCTAATAAACGACCTTACACTAGATGCTTTCTGTCCTATTTCTAAACAACCGGACTATAAGAAATGTGCAGTAAAAGTAGAAAAGGCCGTCAGCTAA